The DNA segment CTTATGAGATGCAGGAAAAGAAAAAAGAAGATAAAGCCGAAGAACACGTATCAGTGTAATCTGAAAAGCTCTCCAGTTACTGGAGAGCTTTTCTAGTTAAAGAAGAGAATATTAGTTTTTATCAAGGGATAAGATTGGTAGAAAATAGGGTGTGTGGTATAAAAATGGTTTGAACAGGAATACAACAAAGTGAACAGAATAAACTCAGCCACCCTAGGCCATAACGCAGCTTACACTTTCAAATGGGTAGAGAAAATCAATCGAATTAGCCCCTTACACTTCGTGTTTTGGGGGTTTTTTGAAAGAAATAGGGTGAACGAGAATACAATATGTTGAATCGGAATAAATCAATTTGAACCGGAATAAAACTAAGTACGAACTGGGGTAAACAAAATGAATTGAATAAACAAAAAATATAAAAAGCTATACCTACACCTATTAAATTATTATGCTTTAGTACAAAAGTGAAATTTCTATTTAATTTGAATTTTTTATCTAATAACCCGATTTAAAGTGACAAATAACACAATAAAAGTTACAGTAAAAGAACTGTAGTAAATAATAACAATTGGTTTTGTTACATGGAGGCCCCTATGAAGCTAACAATGGATCAAATCAAATATATTAAAGAAAATCAAGCGCTTGACCGTATAGATATTGGTCATGCTGTATCGACTTATATTGGGGAAACTGAAACCATTGCGTATAGTCTTTTCTCGTTATTGGCGCAACGTTCATTCTGGGTGAGATATTCAGGAGAAGAAGGTAACCATATAACAGAATTGTATACGATAGTTCAAGGTGAAATAGAAGTGCAATACGAAGGGAATACATTCTTTCTTCGAGAAGGCGATACGTTAGATGCATCTATTTACCCGAAGTTGCTGTCGTTTTATAGCAAACATGCAGTTGAAATTTTTGTGGAAATGTCAGTTGATGTATTTGAAACAAATTTTAATTATACCGAAATTGTTCAACGAGACGCAGCTGCCATTGAACGGGTTGATGGCTACACATATCATCATTGCTCACGAATAAAAGACTATTCTATTGAACTATGGAAGAAACTTGAACAACCAATTGAAAGCGTAACCAAGCTTCGATGGGGTGCTTATTTCCATGACATTGGAAAATTAGCAGTTCCTATAGAAATTTTAAATAAAAAAGGAAAACTTACTTTTGAAGAGTGGGAAATAATGAAAACCCATTCCACTATTGGGGCACAAATGATGCGAGGACATGAAGTTGAATGGTTACGTGATTCAGCTTTTATAGTAGAAGAACATCATGAGCGATTTGATGGAAAAGGATATCCTAATGGGTTAAAAGAGGAAGAAATTTCATTAGAGGCTGCGATTGTGTCAGTAGTTGATTCATTCGACGCAATGACAACAAATCGAATTTACCGTGAAGCCTTTTCGATTGAAGAAGCTATCCAAGAAATTGTTAGAGGAAGAGGAACGCAATTCAATCCTGTAGTGGTAGATGCATTCTTGAATCTATTACATGATCAACAATATAAATGGAGATAAAGACTCGGAATTTGTCCAAGTCTTTTTTTCTATAAACTGAAAAGTATATTTTTAAATTAGCAATAGCTTCATACTTGGAGTATTTATGTCGAGCTAGAAGCAGTTTTACACTTTTCTTAATAGGAGTGATAATAGTTGAAAGCAATATTATTTGATTTGGATGGAACATTGCTTAACCGAGAAGCAACTTTACTAGTTTTTTGTAAAGCACAGCACCAAAAGTTTAAGCTTCCGTTGACACAAGAGGAATTTGTAAAACGAGTTGTTGAATTAGATGCCAATGGCTATGTCCCTAAAGACATCGTTTATAGACAAATTGCAAAAGACATCGATTTATCTGCAGAAATGGAAAAATTATTATTTGAAGACTATATCAATCATTTTCACAAATTTTGCGTTCCTTTTGAAGGATTAATTGAAACACTTACTCTTTTAAAGCGTCAAAATTTTCTGCTCGGGCTTATTTCAAATGGTCGCCACGCCGGTCAACAAGCGAGTATTGAGGCTCTTTCAATCGAATCATTCTTCGATGTTGTATTGATTTCAGAATCGCAAGGACTGTCAAAACCAGATGCCGCTATTTTTGAACGTGGGTTGGAGCGTTTGAATGTGAAGGCTAGTGAAGCTTGTTACGTGGGAGATCACCCAATAAACGATATAGAAGCTGCCAGAAAAGTAGGTTTAATGACAATTTGGAAAAGGAATGGGCAATATAAAGATATACTTGCAGACAAAGAAATTGATACGCTGCCAGAAATATTGTCAATATTGAAAGTGCGTAATTCAACTTGAATTACATACAAATAATTTTTAATATGAAAAGGGGGCTGAGAATAAAAGTCATTTTAAATGACTTTTGGGACAGCCCTTTTTTAAATTTGAACATACTACCTATAAATAAGTTATGGGCTTTCTAAAATCGGAACAATAAAGCTATAGTATTATGCATAAAATAAAGGAAACTTGATTATTATGTCGAATCTTGTAGATAACATCATTTGTATTTTCAAGTGATTTAATGAGCCCAATAAATGAGCTTCATGAAGTTATCGAAAACATTTATGAAGAAGTCTATTCAACAGTAACGAGCGTCCATCATAAAAGTACAAAACCCGTACAAGAGAAAAGAATGATCTGCACAGCTTTACGATTCGATAGCATAATAAACGAAGATTAGTAAAGCAATGATGAGTGTATTCATCACGTAATATGTATTCCTTGAAATTAGTCGGTCGAAAAATGTAGAACGGTCAACCACTTTGTAACTTACGACCATTATTAAAATGATGATAATCATAGATACAAAAGTAGACATATCATAAACATAAATATCAATAAAGCGAACAAAAATTAGTGTAGCGGCCATAATAACGCCATAAGCAACTCGTTTTAACTCCATGGTTTATCCCCTTTCGAATGTAATAAGTATAGCAACTAGCTCTGTGGATAGAAAGGGAACTAATGGAATGCGAAAAAAGTAAGACATTACAAACTTGAGGGGGACTTCAAATGATTCAATTTGTTGGGTTTGACCAGCAATACTTACCGGCTATGGCAATTCTTTTAGCGAAAAGACATCAAGTGGAACGTAGTCGCTATTCATTCTTACCATCTCGTTTTGAAGACTCATCAGAAACAGAAATCCTTCTAAGAAAAGAAGGTGAAAAACCTTTCGTTAATGGTATAGTGGCACTTCGTAATGACGAAGTAATTGGATATATGTTGTATGAGTTTAAAGAAGATGCAAAAAAAGGTCGACATATTATCATCGATTATTTAGGTTTAGCGATTGCAGAAGATGCACATCCGAGGCTAGTACGTCTATTGTATGCTGAAGCTGGTGCTGAATGGATAGCTGGTGGTTATTTCCAACATATTGTATACGTCCCAATTGGTTATGATCGACATGTATATGAATGGTTAGAACAAGGATTTCGGTTCGAACAAAAATATGCAATTCTCGATATTCAAAACTATGAACCAAAAGCAAAAGAGGCAGAAAAAAGTGCTTTACGTATTCGTAGGTTAGCAGATAGCGATACCGAGATTCTTAAGCGTATGTCGCGCTGGAATAGTATTCATCAAGCCTCTGCCCCTTCTTGGAATCCAATTACTAAAGAATCATTAGAAGATGTGAAAAGTGGATATGCAGCACTAGCTAAAGATGCCGAGGCTATTGTGATGATCGGTGAACAAGACAGTATTCCAGTAGGCTTCCATGTCTATTATGAAGCTGATTCTTCAGTCAATATGTATACACCTGAAAGGACTGTGGAGCTTCCAGCTGCATCTACAAATCCACAATACCGAGGTCGTGGAGTAGGGAAAGCACTTGCTGATGCGAGTCACGCCCAGTTACAAGAGTTGGGATACGACTATTCTCTAGCAGACTGGCATACGCCTAACCATTTAGCATCGTACTTTTGGCCAAAGCTTGGCTACCAAACGTTTATGATACGTATGGTACGTACAGTGGATAATCGAATTGCTTGGGCACATGGCAACTAAAATACGTATTGTAGGGTCAGTGGGAAGTGGAAAAACCACACTTGCACGGAAACTTGCTCTACAAAAAGGAATCTCCATGTATTCATTAGATGATGTGGTATGGTCGAGAAGTACAATAGGTGATTGTCGAAATTCAGAGGAACTACGAGATGCAAAATTACAAGCGATATTAAGTGAACCATCGTGGATTATCGAAGGTGCCCATTTGGGCTGGTCGTTAAAGACATTTGAAGAAGCAGATCAAATTTTCTTTTTGCATCCAAGTTTACCTGTACGTATTTACAGGATTTCACGAAGGTTTTTACAACAAAAAAGAGGCATTGAACATGCGAGTTATACACCTACATGGAAAATGTATAGTCGAATGTTTAAGTGGACCTATCAATACGAAACCATATATAAAAAACAAGTACGTGCTATATTAAAGAATTCAAAAAACGCTATTGAAATACGAGATGGCTCAGAGTTAGGAGTTTGACAATGGAAAATAAACCTTTTGTTGCTTCATGGAGTGGTGGAAAAGATTCAGCAATGGCATTTTATCGCGCGGTGCAATCAGGTATGAAGCCAAAACGATTGCTCACAATGTTTCAAGAAGATGAAGAAGTGTCTAAGTCACACGCCTTGCCATTTTCAGTAGTACTCGCACAAGCAGAGCGTATAGGTATTCCTTTAATGATCCGCGGAGCGGGTTGGAGCGACTACGAAATGAAGTTTATTGATGCCATGGATGAATGTCGAGCAGATGAAATTACACATGGAGTATTTGGTGACATTGATTTACAAGGACATCTTGAATGGGTGCAAAAAACTTGTAAAAAATCGAATATTGTACCGATCCATCCACTTTGGCAAGAGCCTCGTCGTGCGATATTAGAAGAGCTATTAGAAGTCGGTTTTGAAGCGGTGATTGTCGTAATCAATACAGGAATGATGTCTCGTGAATACATTGGACGAACTTTCACCCGCGAATTGATGGATGAATTAGAAGAACTCGGAATCGATTCTTGTGGAGAAAATGGTGAATTTCATACAGTAGTGGTTGATGGCCCAATCTTCTCATCTCGCGTCCCTGTGGCATTTGGAGAAGTGCGTGAGAATGAGGGATATGTGTTCTTAGACGTATCATTGAAAGAATAAGTGAGTTTTTAGTAAGGTAGTAAAGCCAAGAGCTGGATTTAAAAAAAGACAATCCTCTGATATAGAGGATTGTCTTTTTTTTGACCCATGTATCAAATAGAAATCATAGATAGTCTTTTAGTTCATTCTCTAAGAAAGGTTTGACTTGTAAGAAATCTACAAACGCACGGTATTTTACTTGTTCTTCTGAAGTGGTTTTTTTCCCTGTGAAATATGCTCGAATCAAAATATTTTTCGGTGTATGTTCCATGTCAATAAATTCGAGTAACTGTGCTTCATACCCAACGAGTTTTAATAGTTCGGCTCTTATTGAATCGGTTGCAAGTGCAGCGAAGCGTTCTTTGACAAGGCCATGCTGTAACATTAAATCCAGTGTGGGGCTATTAAG comes from the Paenisporosarcina antarctica genome and includes:
- a CDS encoding HD-GYP domain-containing protein; this translates as MKLTMDQIKYIKENQALDRIDIGHAVSTYIGETETIAYSLFSLLAQRSFWVRYSGEEGNHITELYTIVQGEIEVQYEGNTFFLREGDTLDASIYPKLLSFYSKHAVEIFVEMSVDVFETNFNYTEIVQRDAAAIERVDGYTYHHCSRIKDYSIELWKKLEQPIESVTKLRWGAYFHDIGKLAVPIEILNKKGKLTFEEWEIMKTHSTIGAQMMRGHEVEWLRDSAFIVEEHHERFDGKGYPNGLKEEEISLEAAIVSVVDSFDAMTTNRIYREAFSIEEAIQEIVRGRGTQFNPVVVDAFLNLLHDQQYKWR
- a CDS encoding HAD family hydrolase translates to MKAILFDLDGTLLNREATLLVFCKAQHQKFKLPLTQEEFVKRVVELDANGYVPKDIVYRQIAKDIDLSAEMEKLLFEDYINHFHKFCVPFEGLIETLTLLKRQNFLLGLISNGRHAGQQASIEALSIESFFDVVLISESQGLSKPDAAIFERGLERLNVKASEACYVGDHPINDIEAARKVGLMTIWKRNGQYKDILADKEIDTLPEILSILKVRNST
- a CDS encoding GNAT family N-acetyltransferase; the protein is MIQFVGFDQQYLPAMAILLAKRHQVERSRYSFLPSRFEDSSETEILLRKEGEKPFVNGIVALRNDEVIGYMLYEFKEDAKKGRHIIIDYLGLAIAEDAHPRLVRLLYAEAGAEWIAGGYFQHIVYVPIGYDRHVYEWLEQGFRFEQKYAILDIQNYEPKAKEAEKSALRIRRLADSDTEILKRMSRWNSIHQASAPSWNPITKESLEDVKSGYAALAKDAEAIVMIGEQDSIPVGFHVYYEADSSVNMYTPERTVELPAASTNPQYRGRGVGKALADASHAQLQELGYDYSLADWHTPNHLASYFWPKLGYQTFMIRMVRTVDNRIAWAHGN
- a CDS encoding P-loop NTPase family protein, which translates into the protein MATKIRIVGSVGSGKTTLARKLALQKGISMYSLDDVVWSRSTIGDCRNSEELRDAKLQAILSEPSWIIEGAHLGWSLKTFEEADQIFFLHPSLPVRIYRISRRFLQQKRGIEHASYTPTWKMYSRMFKWTYQYETIYKKQVRAILKNSKNAIEIRDGSELGV
- a CDS encoding Dph6-related ATP pyrophosphatase; this encodes MENKPFVASWSGGKDSAMAFYRAVQSGMKPKRLLTMFQEDEEVSKSHALPFSVVLAQAERIGIPLMIRGAGWSDYEMKFIDAMDECRADEITHGVFGDIDLQGHLEWVQKTCKKSNIVPIHPLWQEPRRAILEELLEVGFEAVIVVINTGMMSREYIGRTFTRELMDELEELGIDSCGENGEFHTVVVDGPIFSSRVPVAFGEVRENEGYVFLDVSLKE